The DNA sequence TCATATCATCTAATGATATTTGAATTTTTTTAAAATATGGTATTCCTATTTTCAAATTTATTATAATCACAATAAATATTAATACAATCCCTATAAATAGTATTATAGATAATTCTAAATTTAATTTTATAGCTAAAATAAAACTTCCAATACATAAAATTGGTGCTTTTATTATTATTCTCATTAGACTATTCACAAATTGCTGTACCTGATTTACATCATTAGTTAATCTAGTTATTAATGAAGCCCTTGTTATTTTATCTATATCTTCTAATGAATAGTAATTTATATGTTTAAATAAATCACTTCTTAAGTCTCTTGCAAACCTTTGAGATACATTAGTTGATATTATACTTCTAAGTACAGCAAATATAGCTCCAAGTACAGTTATTCCTATCATAATAATACTTTGATTTAGTAAATAATTTAAATCTTTATTTTGTACTCCAATATCTATGATTTTTGCTAATATAGCTGGCTGGAACAAATCACATATGGCTTCTAACGTAACTAAAATTACACCTAGTAAAAATAAAAATATATATTTCCTTATGTATTTTTTTAAATATAACAAGCTTTCACCTCCTAATTATATTTATATTATTATCCATACTTTTATTATATCCATTTTATATATTAAATAAAAAACTAGAGATTACTCATGAAAATGAGTAATCCCTAGTTTTTTTTATTTGATATATAATGACCTATCCATATACCTAGTCCTAATGCTAAAATAATACTAAAATTTAGTTTTGTAAATAATATTCCAGCTAATAATCCAATAGCGATACCTACAACCATAGAATTACATCTCATACATATCCTCCACTTATTTAAAGCTCTTCTCTTTTATATAGATATGTATGTTACTTAATAGAATAGTACTTAATTTTTTATTATATATAATATATTAAAAGCCCTACAATTATAGATGGAATTGTAGTTATTATAGTTGCCCACATAGCAGATTTTTTATCCATTGCAAGTAATGGGAATAAAGCATCTCCATCTTGCGATATACTATTTGCTACTAAAGCTGCAAAAGGAAGACTTCCTTTTAGATAAAAAGACATAACTACAATTTGAACTCCACATCCTGGAACGATACCAAGTATTGCTCCTGCAAATACACTTAAGACCCCAGCCCCTAATATTAATGTAACTAAGGCTTTTTCTCCACCTGCAACGTATATAACTACATCATAAAGTATATAGGCTACAAAAATCCATACTATTACGAATGAAATTTCACTTACAGAATGAATTAGTGTTTCTTTTAATGACATTAATTTATGTTCATTTTCTTCAAAATTTTCATTTTCTATAACTTTTTTAGTCATTATCATGTATATAAATGAAGATATTATTCCTAATATAGCAATTAGTTCCTCAAATGAATGTAATTTTTCTATAAATTCAAATTCAAGTCCTGAATGGGCTAATACCATAAATACAAATCCAACTAGTAATAGTGCTAAGTATAACTTATATCCTACTCCATGAACTATTTTTTGAGCTATATGATAGAATTTATTATGTGATTTTATATCGCAACTTACATGTTCATCTGATCTTAAACCTAATTCCTTTTTATTACTTTTTTTAGTATTTTTACACTTATGTAGTTCTAGCTTTTCTTCCATTTTAAAATAATCAACTAAATATCCAGTAAATACTCCAACTAAAAAGCTTATAATAGTAACTAATATATATGCTCTAAAATCACTTGCCATCATTAAAAATGCACTATCTCCCATGCTGGCAATCAGACTTGCTATAATAGTTCCAAAAGTCACTTTATTACTTACAAATAATGGCATTAAAACTATACTTCCTCCACATCCTGGAAGAGCTCCAAGTAATGCTCCTAATATTGGTTGTAACTTCTTGTTTTTACTTATTATATTTACAAAATTACCACTAGTTTTATAATTTATATATCCAAATAATATTATCGATATACTAACTAAAGAACCTACATGCAGGAAGGTTTCTTCAGCACTATTTATTAAAATACCCATACGCATTCCTCCCTTAAATCTACTTTTTAAATTATACCATTTGATTTTTTATTTGTAAATGATTTTCTTTTTCAATTGATTTTAAGCATAACTATATACTTTTATATTAGTCTAATCCTAAAAATATTAATCATTTTTTTAATTTTTATATTAACATTATATATTAATTTTATAAACTACTAACATAAAAATTAAAAAAATAAAATAGCAATTGCTATTTTATTTTTTATCTTTTTGATCTATTATAGTTTTAGTTGTATCCATATCTTTTCCTAAACATCTTTGAGTATTTAATCTTTCTCCAACTAACATAGTAGACATTAACGTTTTTAACTCTTCTATCAACTTATTAAATTCTTCTGTATTTTCTAAATTCTTTTCTTCATCCATTATAGTTTCTGTAGTATTAATATCTTTATCTATATCAGTTTCTGTATTTAATTTTTCTTCATTTACCATAGTGTTAACTAATCCTTTAGCCTCTTCAGCTAATTTTTCTATTTCATTTATATCTACATTTTCATTTTCTTTTTGATCTATTATAGTTTTAGTTGTGTCTACATCTTTTGCTATACATCTTTGAGTGTTTAATCTTTCGCTTATTAATAACTCTCCTCCAATTCCTTTTAAATCCTCTACTAACTTGCTTAATTCTTTATGTAATTTATTCATTTCACTTTGACTTAATTGCTTTGGTTCTTCTTTTCGATCTATTATAGTTTTAGTTGTATCTCTGTCTTTTGCTATACATCTTTGAGAGTTCATTCTCTCACTAACTAACATAGTATCCATAATACCTTTTAATTCGTCTTTAAATGATTTTAAAACTTCGTTGATTTTTTGCATATTTGTCACCCCGTAATATATTTTTATATTTCTATTTTACCCTATTTTTATATATTAAAACAACATTTTATTTTAAATTTTACCATTTTTATTAATTGTCGATTATTGAAGTCTATTTTCTAATATTTTCTCTTGATTACTCTTTATTTTATCTAAAGAATTTAAAAACTCTTTAGAATATTCATTCTTTATATATATAAGACAGGATAACTCATTGTTTTTATTACATACTTTTGTAGCTATCCGTACATGATCTTCTAATTGTTTTTTTTCATACTTAAAATTCAAATCTAGTCTGGTTACCTCTCCATCTACTACTAAAGTATCGTTATTTTCATCTATTAATATTTTTACATTTTTATTTGTCTCACCTTTAACTACATTATTAAATTTACTATATTTATATGTGTATCCATTGTAGTCAAATCTATTGCATTCATTTATCTTTTTTAATATATACTCGCCTTCTTCTTCTTTCTTAAAATCATCGATTTCAAAAAAACTATATTTTGAAAAATAATCTATTATAAATTCTTTTTGTATCATATTATCCATATTTACCTCTTTTCTTTTATAGTTTATTTTTATTATTTCTTGAATTTTAATATTTATTTATAAAAATCTGATTTATCACTTGTACATTAATTTTGAATTTTAATCATATATTTTTCAAGGAGGTGATATATTGATTGAAATTAATTTAGATTTTACTTTTACTTTAATACTTTGTATAACATTTTTACTCATAGGTTCTACATTGAAATTTAAAATTAACTTTTTTAATAAATTTTGTATTCCAGCACCAGTCATAGGGGGATTGCTTTTTACTCTTTTTAATACAATACTAATAATATTAGATATATCAAACATACATATAATGAATAAAATTACGCCTTTTTTTATGAATGTTTTTTTTACAATCTTAGGGCTAAGTGCTAGCTTTAAGTTGATAAAAAAAGGAGGTAAGCTGTTATTTACATATTGGTTTTTATGTGGAGTACTTGCGCTTTCCCAAAATATAATTTCAGTTTTAGTTTCTAAAGCCATAAAAATAAATCCTTTAATAGGTCTTATGTGTGGAACTATTTCATTAGAAGGTGGTCATGGTAATGCAGCCGCCTTTGGAAGTACTATTGAGAATTTAGGTGTAGAAAATGCTGTTACTGTTGGGCTCGCTGCTGCTACTATAGGAGTAATAGTCGGAGGGCTTATAGGAGCACCTGTTTCTAGATATCTTATTATAAAACATAATTTAAAGCCAAATAAAAAACTTACATATAATAATTCAAAACTAAGATGTTTTTCTAGTAATAAAAATAGATCTTTTAGAGCGTCAAATTTTGATATTAATACTATATTAGAACAAATATTGATTATATTATTATGCATGAGCTTAGGAGAGCTCATTACAAATTTATTTTATTTAAAAACAAATATAGTTTTACCTAGTGTTGTTGGCTGTATGGTGGTGGCTTGTTTTTTCAGAAATATAAATGAGTTTATAAATGTATTTAAGTTTAATTTTGATATACTTGATCCTATAAGCGAAATCTCCCTTTCTATGTTTTTAATACTTGCACTTATGACTATTAATCTAATTGATTTAAAAAATTTAGCAGGTCCTATGCTAATAATTATATTAGTTCAAATTTTATTTATTTTATTTTATTCAATTTTTATATGTTTTAAGCTTTTAGGTAAAGATTTTGATGCTGCAGTAATAATTTCTGGATTAATTGGTCATGGACTTGGTAATACTC is a window from the Paraclostridium sordellii genome containing:
- the gltS gene encoding sodium/glutamate symporter; translation: MIEINLDFTFTLILCITFLLIGSTLKFKINFFNKFCIPAPVIGGLLFTLFNTILIILDISNIHIMNKITPFFMNVFFTILGLSASFKLIKKGGKLLFTYWFLCGVLALSQNIISVLVSKAIKINPLIGLMCGTISLEGGHGNAAAFGSTIENLGVENAVTVGLAAATIGVIVGGLIGAPVSRYLIIKHNLKPNKKLTYNNSKLRCFSSNKNRSFRASNFDINTILEQILIILLCMSLGELITNLFYLKTNIVLPSVVGCMVVACFFRNINEFINVFKFNFDILDPISEISLSMFLILALMTINLIDLKNLAGPMLIIILVQILFILFYSIFICFKLLGKDFDAAVIISGLIGHGLGNTPNAIANMNSITSKYGLSDKALLIVPLVGAFLLDIFTIPTILIFINFFK
- a CDS encoding putative membrane protein translates to MRCNSMVVGIAIGLLAGILFTKLNFSIILALGLGIWIGHYISNKKN
- a CDS encoding putative manganese transporter, whose amino-acid sequence is MGILINSAEETFLHVGSLVSISIILFGYINYKTSGNFVNIISKNKKLQPILGALLGALPGCGGSIVLMPLFVSNKVTFGTIIASLIASMGDSAFLMMASDFRAYILVTIISFLVGVFTGYLVDYFKMEEKLELHKCKNTKKSNKKELGLRSDEHVSCDIKSHNKFYHIAQKIVHGVGYKLYLALLLVGFVFMVLAHSGLEFEFIEKLHSFEELIAILGIISSFIYMIMTKKVIENENFEENEHKLMSLKETLIHSVSEISFVIVWIFVAYILYDVVIYVAGGEKALVTLILGAGVLSVFAGAILGIVPGCGVQIVVMSFYLKGSLPFAALVANSISQDGDALFPLLAMDKKSAMWATIITTIPSIIVGLLIYYI